One window of Globicephala melas chromosome 5, mGloMel1.2, whole genome shotgun sequence genomic DNA carries:
- the BEND4 gene encoding BEN domain-containing protein 4 isoform X2, which yields MEEEMQPAEEGPSVPKIYKQRSPYSVLKTFPSKRPTLAKRYERPTLVELPHVRPPPPAFAPQAAVSISSSEPPPPPQQFQAQSSYPPGPGRAAAAASSSSPSCTPATSQGHLRTPAPPPAAPAASSSSSFAAVVRYGSGPAAAAAGSSSAGGNGASLELSAESRMILDAFAQQCSRVLSLLNCGGKLLDSSHSQSLISCVKQEGSSYTERQEQCPVGKGVHSQTSDSVDIEMQYMQRKQQTSAFLRVFTDSLQNYLLSGSFPTANTSSVSEYGHLADVDPLATSPVHTLGGWTSPATSESHGHPSSSTLPEEEEEEEEEGYCPRCQELEQEVVSLQQENEELRRKLESIPVPCQTVLDYLKTLLQHYNQLVIPQPADQPAEGSKQLLNNYPVYITSKQWDEAVNSSKKDGRRLLRYLIRFVFTTDELKYSCGLGKRKRIH from the exons ATGGAGGAGGAGATGCAGCCGGCGGAAGAGGGGCCCAGCGTCcccaaaatctacaagcagcgCAGCCCCTACAGCGTCCTCAAGACATTCCCCAGCAAGAGACCGACGCTGGCCAAGCGGTACGAGCGACCCACCCTGGTGGAGCTGCCGCACGTGCGGCCGCCCCCGCCGGCCTTCGCGCCGCAAGCCGCGGTCTCCATCAGCAGCAGcgagccgccgccgccaccgcagCAGTTCCAAGCGCAGAGCTCTTACCCACCCGGGCCCGgccgggccgccgccgccgcctcgtcGTCGTCTCCGTCCTGCACGCCCGCCACGTCCCAGGGCCACCTGAGGACCCCAGCGCCgccgcccgcggcccccgccGCGTCGTCGTCCTCATCTTTCGCCGCCGTCGTCAGGTACGGCTCGGGCCCGGCGGCAGCCGCCGCGGGCAGCAGCAGCGCGGGCGGCAACGGCGCCAGCCTGGAGCTCAGCGCAG AGAGTCGTATGATCTTGGACGCCTTTGCTCAACAATGCAGCCGAGTCCTTAGCCTCTTAAATTGTGGAGGAAAGCTTCTGGACTCCAGCCATTCTCAATCCCTGATTTCTTGCGTAAAGCAGGAAGGCTCAAGTTACACTGAAAGACAGGAGCAGTGCCCTGTTGGCAAAGGGGTCCACAGTCAGACCTCAGACAGTGTAGACATAGAGATGCAATATatgcaaaggaaacaacagacTTCTGCCTTCTTGAGGGTTTTCACTGACTCCCTACAAAATTACCTGCTCTCCGGGAGCTTTCCGACTGCAAACACCTCCTCAGTCAGTGAGTATGGCCACCTGGCGGACGTGGATCCTCTAGCAACATCCCCCGTGCACACGCTAGGTGGCTGGACCTCCCCAGCGACATCCGAATCCCACGGTCACCCATCCTCTTCTACGCTgcctgaggaagaagaggaggaggaagaggagggctaCTGTCCTCGGTGCCAAGAGCTGGAGCAGGAGGTGGTGTCACTGCAACAAGAAAATGAAGAGCTCAGAAGAAAGTTAGAGAGCATCCCAG TGCCCTGCCAGACGGTTTTAGACTACCTGAAGACGTTGCTTCAGCACTACAACCAGCTTGTGATCCCACAGCCAGCCGACCAGCCGGCCGAG GGAAGCAAGCAGCTGTTGAACAACTATCCTGTCTACATAACGAGCAAACAGTGGGACGAGGCTGTAAATTCTTCAAAGAAAGACGGGAGGCGGCTCCTTCGATACCTCATCAGATTTGTTTTCACAACCGATGAGCTTAAGTACTCATGCGGCCTTGGGAAAAGGAAAAG